In one window of Gossypium hirsutum isolate 1008001.06 chromosome A01, Gossypium_hirsutum_v2.1, whole genome shotgun sequence DNA:
- the LOC107963572 gene encoding casparian strip membrane protein 1, with protein MKSSDHAAIDVPAESSAAVKGKAPLIASQREEKRGLNRGFGIADFLLRLGAIISTITAAATMGTSDETLPLFTQFFQFEASFDDLPTFLYFVIAMALVGGYLLLSLPFSIVTIVRPIAVAPRLLLFILDTVTLTFATAASGAAAAIVYLAETGNPNTNWLAICDQFEDFCSKVSGAVVASFVTVVVFVVLVILSGFALKRQ; from the exons ATGAAGAGCAGTGACCATGCAGCCATTGATGTCCCAGCTGAGTCAAGCGCCGCTGTGAAAGGCAAAGCGCCTCTCATCGCATCTCAAAGGGAGGAAAAGAGAGGGCTCAACAGGGGATTTGGCATTGCCGACTTCCTCCTGAGACTCGGAGCCATAATTTCAACGATCACGGCGGCTGCCACCATGGGAACCAGCGATGAAACTCTTCCTTTATTTACTCAGTTCTTCCAGTTCGAAGCTAGTTTTGACGATCTCCCCACATTCCT GTATTTCGTCATTGCAATGGCATTAGTTGGCGGCTATCTCCTCCTTTCGCTTCCTTTCTCCATAGTTACTATTGTTCGTCCTATTGCAGTTGCACCCAGACTCTTATTGTTCATATTGGACACT GTGACATTGACTTTTGCCACGGCGGCGAGCGGGGCAGCAGCAGCCATAGTCTACTTGGCTGAAACTGGAAATCCAAACACAAACTGGCTGGCCATCTGCGACCAATTTGAAGATTTTTGCTCGAAAGTGAGCGGAGCAGTGGTGGCGTCCTTCGTGACTGTTGTGGTGTTCGTCGTGTTGGTTATACTGTCTGGTTTTGCACTCAAAAGGCAGTGA